One window of the Eucalyptus grandis isolate ANBG69807.140 chromosome 8, ASM1654582v1, whole genome shotgun sequence genome contains the following:
- the LOC120287328 gene encoding ankyrin repeat domain-containing protein 6-like, whose amino-acid sequence MGRDRVSITIKDDEIWEQRRARLKALESGNDPQTQIEFNYRAYLLLHVATKEGDINKFIEALEKYSAEERVSLSDIIHIRGPSGNSLLHVAAGIKNSDILRALLEVNHDKQLVGQVNGRGDTPLHIAARVGTICMAELLLDCGCIADKVNEAGNTALHEAVKNGDYKLTDLLLRRGSKSVNKKNKERKCPLYLAVEMGDLKILLRLLQEVDENEVLRPRIQGMSPVHGAVMHQKFG is encoded by the coding sequence ATGGGTCGCGATCGCGTGAGCATAACTATCAAGGATGATGAAATCTGGGAGCAGAGAAGGGCTAGACTGAAAGCACTAGAGTCAGGAAACGACCCACAAACCCAAATAGAATTCAATTATCGTGCGTATCTACTGCTACATGTCGCCACGAAAGAAGGCGACATCAACAAGTTCATCGAAGCCCTTGAAAAGTATTCTGCTGAAGAGAGGGTCTCTTTGTCCGACATTATCCACATACGGGGCCCTTCCGGGAACTCGTTGCTCCATGTCGCAGCGGGTATCAAGAACTCCGACATCCTCCGAGCCCTCCTCGAGGTCAATCATGACAAGCAGCTTGTTGGCCAGGTGAATGGTAGAGGAGACACCCCGCTCCACATCGCGGCAAGAGTGGGCACGATCTGCATGGCTGAGCTCCTCCTTGATTGCGGCTGTATTGCGGACAAAGTGAACGAGGCGGGGAACACAGCGTTGCATGAGGCTGTGAAGAATGGCGATTACAAGTTGACAGATCTGCTCCTGCGTCGAGGCTCAAAGTCGGTGAATAAGAAGAACAAGGAGAGAAAGTGCCCGCTGTACTTGGCAGTCGAGATGGGGGACTTGAAGATTCTCTTGCGTTTGCTGCAAGAAGTGGATGAAAACGAAGTCCTTCGGCCCAGGATACAAGGCATGTCGCCAGTTCACGGAGCCGTGATGCACCAAAAGTTCGGTTAG